In a genomic window of Halobiforma lacisalsi AJ5:
- a CDS encoding DUF6149 family protein — protein sequence MKLQQNVRHFASRKALETPVVRSAAKSGLVRLHTRVFLGKADPERADERKDHLDGLFDATVDTYLRALQDGYSEAEAREITHIQANFDFYNHGWTEMMEFPVDELEAHYDRYRDFFETWDVTIDDPLGQFAPRDGLPPAPSTPEKLEDPEHPHAEGGFADDAYVETEDGELVVGGRDEPDEVDVSKAVGVEDSSENAAEN from the coding sequence ATGAAACTCCAGCAGAACGTCCGTCACTTCGCGTCCCGCAAGGCCCTCGAGACGCCGGTCGTTCGCTCGGCAGCCAAGTCAGGGCTCGTTCGACTCCACACGCGAGTCTTCCTGGGGAAGGCCGATCCGGAGCGTGCCGACGAGCGGAAGGACCACCTCGACGGCCTGTTCGACGCGACGGTCGACACCTACCTCCGGGCGCTCCAGGACGGCTACTCCGAGGCCGAGGCCCGCGAGATTACCCACATTCAGGCCAATTTCGACTTCTACAACCACGGCTGGACCGAGATGATGGAGTTCCCGGTCGACGAACTCGAGGCCCACTACGACCGGTACCGGGACTTCTTCGAGACGTGGGACGTCACGATCGACGACCCGCTTGGCCAGTTCGCGCCGCGGGACGGGCTGCCGCCGGCCCCGTCGACGCCGGAGAAACTCGAGGATCCCGAACACCCCCACGCGGAGGGCGGGTTCGCGGACGACGCCTACGTCGAGACCGAGGACGGCGAGCTCGTGGTCGGCGGCCGCGACGAACCCGACGAGGTGGACGTCTCGAAAGCGGTCGGCGTCGAGGACTCGTCGGAGAACGCTGCCGAAAACTAG
- a CDS encoding ABC transporter substrate-binding protein, with protein sequence MTGSEHGFEEGATGKHGERNDTATGRRRRRFLEGAAGALAVASAGCLDDAGTEAYSAVVGSETADDGVTIGLLAPDPDGDFVGRSMARSARIAVDELNDAGGIAGHKVELAVRDTNASPLEARRQYQRLVLEDDADVTVGIFDSPALLNVLDDVAEQETLHLTTGAATSAASRLVSRQYEDYRYHFRVGPTNDRDLGRGVVDFLADMAPEIGWESVAVLAEDYDWTEGPWDVYKERLEDTGVEVPLERRYPPATDDFSGLYDEVQESGADVALITTAHTGTDALLDWTVPEPRPFDFGGIHVPMQLPSYYRQTNGACRYGIGHTSATARSRNTEKTQPFVDSYQEEYESNPVYTGYHTYDAVMLYAEAVENAGTFDDGELVDELESISFTGTVGTLEFYGPDDEFTHDLEYGSEQFPFFQWQENAAGVGVQEVIWPEELATAEYEAPPWLREARS encoded by the coding sequence ATGACCGGATCGGAGCACGGGTTCGAAGAGGGGGCAACCGGAAAGCACGGGGAGCGAAACGACACGGCGACCGGCCGGCGTCGGCGTCGGTTCCTCGAGGGCGCAGCGGGAGCGCTCGCGGTCGCGTCCGCAGGGTGTCTGGACGACGCGGGTACGGAAGCGTACAGCGCCGTGGTCGGCAGCGAGACGGCAGACGACGGGGTGACGATCGGACTGCTCGCGCCGGACCCGGACGGCGACTTCGTCGGCCGGTCGATGGCCCGCTCGGCGCGGATCGCGGTCGACGAACTCAACGACGCCGGCGGGATCGCCGGCCACAAGGTCGAACTCGCCGTTCGCGACACGAACGCGAGTCCGCTCGAGGCCCGCCGCCAGTACCAGCGACTCGTCCTCGAGGACGACGCGGACGTGACGGTCGGAATCTTCGACAGCCCCGCGCTGTTGAACGTCCTCGACGACGTCGCCGAACAGGAAACGCTTCACCTCACGACCGGTGCGGCGACCTCCGCCGCGAGCAGGCTGGTCAGTCGGCAGTACGAGGACTACAGGTACCACTTCCGCGTCGGACCAACCAACGACCGCGACCTCGGGCGCGGCGTCGTCGACTTCCTGGCGGACATGGCCCCGGAGATCGGCTGGGAGTCGGTCGCCGTCCTCGCCGAGGACTACGACTGGACCGAAGGGCCGTGGGACGTCTACAAGGAGCGCCTCGAGGACACCGGGGTCGAGGTTCCGCTAGAGCGGCGATACCCGCCCGCGACCGACGACTTCTCGGGACTGTACGACGAGGTCCAGGAGTCGGGTGCGGACGTCGCATTGATCACGACCGCCCACACGGGAACCGACGCGCTGCTCGACTGGACGGTGCCCGAACCGCGACCGTTCGACTTCGGCGGCATCCACGTCCCGATGCAGTTGCCCAGTTACTACCGACAGACCAACGGCGCCTGTCGGTACGGGATCGGCCACACCAGCGCGACGGCCCGCAGCCGGAACACCGAGAAGACCCAGCCGTTCGTCGATAGCTATCAGGAGGAGTACGAGTCGAACCCGGTCTACACCGGCTATCACACCTACGACGCGGTGATGCTATACGCCGAGGCCGTCGAAAACGCCGGGACCTTCGACGACGGGGAACTGGTCGACGAACTCGAGTCCATCTCGTTTACCGGCACCGTCGGGACCCTCGAGTTCTACGGCCCCGACGACGAGTTCACCCACGACCTCGAGTACGGCTCCGAACAGTTCCCGTTCTTCCAGTGGCAGGAGAACGCCGCCGGGGTTGGCGTCCAGGAGGTCATCTGGCCGGAGGAGTTGGCGACGGCGGAGTACGAGGCGCCGCCGTGGTTGCGGGAGGCGCGGTCCTAG
- a CDS encoding methyl-accepting chemotaxis protein encodes MDFPRGLVPAAIRRRYAVKFGIALLVLGLSVGLIGFVATAGITHEVEERVQDDHAEFAGQEAQGLQMWNEQNEHTIGVIAWSGVVAADDPAAIQERFLDWEEHLDADTFAISYVDTDEGTVLASTDDDLREASADEIENVPEVAYESATEQVPWVSSPYVLEGELGEETAVITYVLSVPGQDDRAIVYTADLEAYGSQFQDDERTTTVVVDGADRIILDDAGYGDEYETLNSAYDGDAGLLEAARTEGASTQELETAPSVLESYGFEADEYVASAARVSGTDWVVVTHEPIEETYGFVAAVNEWGLIATAVGVLLIGAVGAVVGRNTASSIDKLTRKAERMEEGDLDVDLETKRIDNIGRLYDGFDSMRVALRDQIEEAEAAREEAERERERVEQINARLEEKADEYSDVMEAAAAGDLTARMDVDDGNADDEAMAEIAAEFNEMLAEIETTVAEAERFATAVATASEQVTASSEEVRSASRQVTESIQEISDGAERQNEALQSVNQEMSALSTTTEEIAASSNEVADLAERTAETGESGREAARDAVTAMDEIEDDAKGAVTEIRRLEEEVQQIDELIATISEIARQTNMLALNANIEASRSASGEDDEGFAAVAQEVKALSENVAEAADEAEKRLEAIRDRTERSAAEIEGTSAEIEDASRRVSEAVEALEAIAKLADETNVGVQEISAATQQQAASTQEVVAMVDDAATISEETTAEAETVAAAAEEQTSALTEVTESASSLSEQAGRLSEALDRFETDAEPDGSVAGSTAGADNGDGSVGLEGIEDPESVREREDERVQVNDAEDGVGSDPLEVVDGADGRIEDDPAGDGAGVDATQESTDGGDADADTVDRDADTTEQSDDDSTDGEDVFTFGDGSDG; translated from the coding sequence ATGGACTTCCCTCGAGGATTGGTACCGGCAGCCATCCGACGCAGGTACGCGGTCAAGTTCGGGATCGCGTTACTCGTACTCGGGCTGTCGGTGGGATTGATCGGGTTCGTGGCGACGGCCGGAATCACGCACGAGGTCGAAGAGCGGGTGCAGGACGACCACGCTGAGTTCGCCGGCCAGGAGGCACAGGGGCTGCAGATGTGGAACGAGCAGAACGAGCACACGATCGGGGTGATCGCCTGGTCCGGCGTCGTCGCCGCCGACGATCCGGCGGCGATCCAGGAACGGTTCCTCGACTGGGAGGAACACCTGGACGCCGATACCTTCGCGATCAGTTACGTCGACACCGACGAGGGAACCGTTCTCGCGAGCACCGACGACGACCTCCGCGAGGCGTCCGCCGACGAGATCGAGAACGTACCGGAGGTGGCCTACGAGAGCGCCACCGAACAGGTGCCCTGGGTCTCGAGTCCGTACGTGCTCGAGGGCGAACTCGGCGAAGAGACTGCGGTCATCACGTACGTCCTCTCGGTACCGGGACAGGACGACAGGGCGATCGTCTACACCGCCGACCTCGAGGCCTACGGGAGCCAGTTCCAGGACGACGAACGGACGACGACGGTCGTCGTCGACGGCGCGGATCGGATCATCCTCGACGACGCCGGCTATGGCGACGAGTACGAGACCCTCAACAGCGCCTACGACGGCGACGCCGGCCTCCTCGAGGCTGCACGGACGGAGGGGGCGAGCACGCAGGAGCTCGAAACCGCTCCGAGCGTCCTCGAGAGCTACGGATTCGAGGCCGACGAGTACGTCGCCAGCGCGGCCCGCGTCTCGGGCACGGACTGGGTCGTCGTCACCCACGAGCCGATCGAGGAGACCTACGGCTTCGTCGCAGCAGTCAACGAGTGGGGACTGATCGCGACCGCCGTCGGGGTCCTCCTGATCGGCGCGGTCGGGGCCGTCGTCGGACGGAACACGGCCTCGTCGATCGACAAACTGACCCGGAAAGCAGAACGGATGGAGGAAGGCGACCTCGACGTCGATCTCGAGACGAAACGGATCGACAACATCGGTCGGCTCTACGACGGGTTCGATTCGATGCGGGTCGCTCTGCGCGACCAGATCGAGGAGGCCGAGGCTGCCCGCGAGGAGGCAGAACGCGAACGCGAACGCGTCGAGCAGATCAACGCACGGCTCGAGGAGAAGGCCGACGAGTACAGCGACGTGATGGAGGCCGCCGCCGCCGGTGACCTGACCGCGCGGATGGACGTCGACGACGGCAACGCGGACGACGAGGCCATGGCCGAGATCGCGGCCGAGTTCAACGAGATGCTCGCCGAGATCGAGACCACGGTGGCCGAGGCCGAGCGGTTCGCCACCGCCGTCGCGACCGCCTCCGAGCAGGTCACGGCCTCGAGCGAGGAGGTCCGCTCGGCCTCCCGGCAGGTGACCGAGTCGATCCAGGAGATCTCCGACGGTGCGGAACGCCAGAACGAGGCGCTCCAGTCGGTCAACCAGGAAATGAGCGCCCTCTCGACGACGACCGAGGAGATCGCCGCCTCCTCGAACGAGGTCGCGGATCTCGCCGAACGGACCGCCGAAACGGGGGAAAGCGGACGCGAGGCGGCCCGAGACGCGGTCACGGCGATGGACGAGATCGAGGACGACGCCAAGGGAGCCGTGACGGAGATCCGTCGCCTCGAGGAGGAGGTCCAGCAGATCGACGAACTGATCGCAACCATCTCCGAGATCGCCCGGCAGACGAACATGCTGGCGCTGAACGCGAACATCGAAGCCTCCAGGTCGGCGTCCGGCGAGGACGACGAAGGGTTCGCGGCGGTCGCCCAGGAGGTCAAAGCGCTGTCCGAAAACGTCGCCGAGGCGGCCGACGAGGCCGAGAAACGCCTCGAGGCGATTCGTGACCGGACCGAACGCTCGGCCGCGGAGATCGAGGGGACGAGCGCGGAGATCGAAGACGCTAGCCGACGAGTCTCCGAGGCCGTCGAAGCACTCGAGGCGATCGCGAAGTTGGCCGACGAGACGAACGTCGGCGTCCAGGAGATCTCGGCGGCGACCCAGCAGCAGGCCGCGTCGACTCAGGAGGTCGTCGCGATGGTCGACGACGCGGCGACGATCTCCGAGGAGACGACTGCCGAGGCCGAAACCGTCGCGGCGGCGGCCGAGGAACAGACCTCCGCGCTGACCGAGGTTACCGAATCGGCCTCGAGTCTCTCGGAGCAAGCGGGGCGGCTCTCGGAGGCGCTCGACCGGTTCGAGACCGACGCCGAACCCGACGGTTCGGTCGCCGGTTCCACAGCGGGAGCTGACAACGGCGACGGATCGGTCGGTCTCGAGGGCATCGAAGATCCGGAGTCGGTGCGGGAACGTGAGGACGAACGGGTACAGGTGAACGACGCGGAGGACGGCGTCGGTTCCGATCCCCTCGAGGTCGTCGATGGGGCCGACGGCCGCATCGAGGACGATCCGGCAGGCGACGGCGCGGGTGTAGACGCGACCCAGGAGTCGACCGACGGCGGTGATGCCGACGCTGACACCGTCGACCGAGACGCCGACACGACCGAGCAATCGGACGACGATTCAACCGACGGCGAGGACGTGTTCACGTTCGGCGACGGATCGGACGGATGA
- a CDS encoding ABC transporter substrate-binding protein, with protein MNRDSTRRRLLAGLAGPAVAGLAGCNDVVSDGSDGLASSGTDRSSTDRTIKLGTMLPLSGPRSAVGEGIRDAAVLPIEQARDGLEIPLEIEHTAADTESDPAAAAQAAASLVDDGYPMVTGPLDSDIVLQATQQVLIPYQTVCCSPGATTPTLTTLNDGGFVFRTALSDNVQGTVMAEIATAELGHDTAATLYVNNDYGWQLSQAFSRAFRDRGGTVTDQIPVDVTADSYADALERAGEADLAIPAIYPEMAQTLFTDLGPSPDLDVLCTDALREPDLSDQVDHSLNGIKGTAPLIDGPGTETFVDRYIAEYDTKPGLFAYYAYDATAVLLLANAYAGQNDGQAIQSAIHSVTSPGGETITPETIADGITLAAQGSAVEYRGVANDTGFDDNGDPTETTFEYWEFDDSADGGIAELDRIDPY; from the coding sequence ATGAACAGGGATTCAACCCGGCGGCGACTGCTCGCGGGGCTTGCCGGCCCCGCCGTCGCCGGCCTCGCAGGTTGTAACGATGTCGTCTCCGATGGCTCCGATGGCCTCGCTTCCTCCGGCACCGATCGATCCAGTACCGATCGAACGATCAAACTCGGCACCATGCTCCCCCTGAGCGGCCCACGAAGCGCCGTCGGGGAGGGAATCCGTGACGCCGCCGTTTTGCCGATCGAACAGGCTCGCGACGGCCTCGAGATTCCCCTCGAGATCGAGCACACGGCTGCCGACACGGAAAGCGACCCGGCGGCCGCGGCTCAGGCGGCCGCCTCGCTCGTGGACGACGGGTATCCGATGGTGACCGGTCCGCTGGACTCCGACATCGTCCTGCAGGCCACCCAGCAGGTGTTGATCCCCTACCAGACGGTCTGTTGTTCGCCCGGAGCGACTACTCCCACGCTCACTACGCTCAACGACGGCGGGTTCGTCTTCCGTACCGCTCTCTCGGACAACGTCCAGGGGACTGTCATGGCCGAGATCGCTACCGCCGAACTCGGCCACGACACCGCTGCCACCCTCTATGTCAACAACGACTACGGGTGGCAACTCAGCCAGGCGTTTAGCCGTGCCTTCCGCGACCGTGGAGGCACCGTCACCGACCAGATTCCCGTCGACGTCACCGCCGACTCCTACGCCGACGCGCTCGAACGCGCAGGCGAAGCCGACCTGGCGATTCCGGCGATCTACCCCGAGATGGCCCAGACGCTGTTTACCGACCTCGGGCCCTCTCCCGACCTCGACGTTCTCTGTACCGACGCCCTGCGGGAGCCCGACCTCTCCGATCAGGTCGACCACTCGCTGAACGGCATCAAAGGCACCGCACCGTTGATCGACGGGCCCGGAACCGAGACGTTCGTCGACCGCTACATTGCCGAGTACGACACCAAGCCCGGGCTGTTCGCGTACTACGCCTACGATGCCACCGCGGTGTTGCTGCTGGCCAACGCGTACGCCGGCCAGAACGACGGCCAGGCGATCCAGAGCGCGATCCACTCGGTGACCAGCCCCGGCGGCGAAACGATCACGCCGGAGACGATCGCCGACGGCATCACCCTCGCCGCACAGGGGTCGGCCGTCGAATACCGCGGCGTGGCCAACGATACCGGCTTCGACGACAACGGCGACCCGACCGAGACCACCTTCGAGTACTGGGAGTTCGACGACAGCGCCGACGGCGGCATCGCCGAACTCGACCGCATCGACCCCTATTAA
- a CDS encoding PH domain-containing protein, with translation MSTEDDPDQAQSAQAHQQHRQHVVPDACGHAVGLVGRDARDRHPPRVADRDVRLDRLLVGYQAHSASKRRLEGVVVDVGRCLVGPEDVVAVRIEDGRRFGRVLQMELFDLVLEGTDDDDDPVVAVRHRAGERHHLVVQRRRLVGRLRVPDLLV, from the coding sequence CTGTCGACCGAGGACGACCCCGACCAGGCTCAGTCCGCCCAGGCTCACCAGCAGCATCGTCAACACGTTGTTCCGGACGCTTGCGGCCACGCCGTAGGCCTCGTCGGTCGGGACGCTCGAGACCGCCACCCACCGCGTGTCGCTGACCGGGACGTACGCCTGGACCGTCTCCTCGTCGGTTACCAGGCCCACTCGGCCTCCAAGCGCCGCCTCGAGGGCGTCGTCGTCGACGTCGGACGATGCCTCGTCGGCCCGGAAGACGTCGTTGCCGTCCGCATCGAGGATGGACGTCGATTCGGACGTGTTCTCCAGATGGAGCTGTTCGATCTGGTACTCGAGGGTACCGATGACGACGACGACCCGGTCGTCGCGGTCCGGCACCGGGCTGGCGAACGCCATCACCTGGTCGTTCAACGTCGGCGACTCGTAGGCCGACTCCGTGTACCAGACCTCCTCGTCTAA
- a CDS encoding methyl-accepting chemotaxis protein, with amino-acid sequence MESGDLEVDLETTRIDEIGQLFDGFDSMRVALRDQIEEAEAAREEAERERERVEQINVHLEEKADEYSDVMGAAAAGDLTARMDTDSTNEAMAEIAAEFNEMLAEIEATVAGLNRFATEVATASEQVTSSSEEVRSASRQVSESIQEISDGAERQNESLQSANQEMSALSTTTEEIAASSNEVADLAERTANTGEDGQEPAREAIAAMDEIEVEAGDAVAEMRRLEEEVQQIDELIATISEIARQTNMLALNANIEASRSASGEDDEGFTAVAQEVKTLSEDVAEAADEAEERLEAIRDRTERSAAEVEETTAEIEDAGRKVQEAVDALEEIADLAGETNVGVQEISAATEEQAASTEEVVAMVDDAATISEETTAEAENVAAAAEEQTSALTEVTESASSLSEQAVQLSEALDRFDTEAEPADLETAAGVEASADTASGDDETSSATAGSGDDGAAVLGAIEESEPESDRESSPADDGDADPLDPVGESADRRTDGDDEAETGSRSEGRAGNGLEDADADGETDGDVFTFEGDPEE; translated from the coding sequence ATGGAATCCGGTGATCTCGAGGTCGACCTCGAGACGACTCGGATCGACGAGATCGGCCAGTTGTTCGACGGCTTCGATTCGATGCGGGTCGCCCTGCGCGACCAGATCGAGGAGGCCGAGGCCGCCCGCGAGGAGGCCGAACGCGAGCGTGAACGCGTCGAGCAGATCAACGTTCATCTCGAGGAAAAAGCCGACGAGTACAGCGACGTGATGGGAGCGGCCGCCGCCGGTGACCTGACTGCACGGATGGATACCGACAGCACCAACGAGGCGATGGCCGAGATCGCGGCCGAGTTCAACGAGATGCTCGCCGAGATCGAAGCCACGGTCGCGGGGCTGAACCGGTTCGCGACGGAGGTCGCGACCGCATCCGAGCAGGTGACCAGTTCCAGCGAGGAGGTCCGCTCGGCCTCCCGGCAGGTCTCCGAGTCGATCCAGGAGATTTCCGACGGCGCCGAGCGCCAGAACGAGTCCTTGCAGTCGGCCAACCAAGAGATGAGCGCCCTCTCGACGACGACCGAGGAGATCGCCGCCTCCTCGAACGAGGTCGCCGATCTCGCGGAGCGTACGGCCAACACCGGCGAGGACGGACAAGAACCGGCCCGCGAAGCGATCGCGGCGATGGACGAGATCGAGGTCGAGGCGGGCGACGCGGTCGCGGAGATGCGCCGCCTCGAGGAGGAGGTCCAACAGATCGACGAACTGATCGCGACGATCTCCGAGATCGCTCGCCAGACGAACATGCTGGCGCTGAACGCGAACATCGAGGCTTCGCGGTCGGCATCCGGCGAGGACGACGAAGGGTTCACGGCGGTCGCCCAGGAGGTCAAGACCCTCTCCGAGGACGTCGCCGAGGCGGCCGACGAGGCCGAGGAACGCCTCGAGGCGATCCGCGACCGGACCGAACGCTCCGCGGCGGAGGTCGAAGAGACCACGGCCGAAATCGAAGACGCCGGTCGGAAGGTTCAGGAAGCGGTCGACGCGCTCGAGGAGATCGCGGACCTGGCCGGTGAGACGAACGTCGGCGTGCAAGAGATTTCGGCGGCCACGGAAGAACAGGCCGCGTCGACCGAGGAAGTCGTCGCGATGGTCGACGACGCGGCGACGATCTCCGAGGAGACGACTGCCGAAGCGGAGAACGTCGCGGCGGCGGCCGAGGAGCAGACCTCCGCGCTGACCGAGGTTACCGAATCGGCCTCGAGCCTCTCGGAGCAGGCGGTCCAGCTTTCCGAGGCGCTCGACCGGTTCGACACCGAGGCCGAACCCGCCGACCTCGAGACGGCGGCCGGAGTCGAGGCGAGCGCCGACACCGCTTCCGGGGACGACGAGACGTCGTCCGCGACGGCAGGGTCCGGGGACGATGGCGCGGCAGTCCTCGGAGCTATCGAGGAGTCGGAGCCGGAGTCGGACCGGGAGTCGAGTCCGGCGGACGACGGCGACGCCGATCCGCTCGATCCCGTCGGCGAGTCCGCAGATCGACGCACCGACGGTGACGACGAGGCCGAAACCGGATCCCGAAGCGAAGGCCGGGCCGGAAACGGACTCGAGGACGCTGACGCCGACGGAGAAACTGACGGGGACGTGTTCACGTTCGAGGGCGACCCCGAGGAGTAA
- a CDS encoding methyl-accepting chemotaxis protein, with amino-acid sequence MSLVRRLVPAVIRRRYAVKFAIALLVLGVTVGMIGFVATATITDEVEESVQDDHRTAVQQEAQSLQMWHEQNERTASLIATSDVVASDDAAAIESSLGDWRLEHRSEVFEISYVDTEEREVLASTADRFRGESTDAIESVDDGAYDSVGEDGTWVSEPALVTDHNDEVTPVVSYVVASDDDRAIVYSADLVSYMHSVHVDDHVTMMALSGDGAVMADSENLGENYATFGLEYGDRSVLSLADGEGGGADVVEGTASGALADGTYGFDADEYVVSAASVEGTDWTIVYHEPTEHAYGFVNDVNEWGMIATAVSVLTIGLIGAVLGRNTSRSIDKLTRKAERMEEGDLDVDLETKRIDNIGRLYEGFDSMRVALRDQIEEAEAAREEAERERERVEQINVHLEEKADEYSDVMGAAAAGDLTARMDTDSTNEAMAEIAAEFNEMLAEIEATVAGLNRFATEVATASEQVTSSSEEVRSASRQVSESIQEISDGAERQNESLQSANQEMSALSTTTEEIAASSNEVADLAERTANTGEDGQEPAREAIAAMDEIEVEAGDAVAEMRRLEEEVQQIDELIATISEIARQTNMLALNANIEASRSASGEDDEGFTAVAQEVKTLSEDVAEAADEAEERLEAIRDRTERSAAEVEETTAEIEDAGRKVQEAVDALEEITDLAGDTNVGVQEISAATQQQAASTQEVVAMVDDAATISEETTAEAENVAAAAEEQTSALTEVTQSASSLSEQAVQLSEALDRFDTEAEPEDLASDVAVDVGEFATNVVVEAEGEDAAETEVDDTPAEISADEILGLETEGDAEADVETDDGTEPIAFDDEAPSDAADPLSPVDEEASDSAAVTDAGGADPLAPTGSDGEADDESETEHDDVFTFGEGEDESEGESKDEDPTDDSE; translated from the coding sequence ATGAGTCTCGTCCGACGGCTAGTACCCGCAGTTATCCGCCGACGGTACGCGGTCAAGTTCGCGATCGCGTTGCTCGTTCTCGGCGTCACTGTCGGGATGATCGGGTTCGTCGCCACGGCGACGATCACCGACGAAGTCGAAGAGAGCGTCCAGGACGACCATCGAACGGCCGTCCAGCAGGAAGCACAGAGTCTACAGATGTGGCACGAACAGAACGAGCGAACGGCGTCGCTGATCGCGACCTCCGACGTGGTCGCGTCCGACGACGCCGCGGCGATCGAGAGCAGCCTCGGCGACTGGCGGCTGGAACACCGGAGCGAGGTATTCGAAATCTCGTACGTCGACACCGAGGAGCGCGAGGTCCTCGCGAGTACGGCGGATCGGTTCCGCGGCGAGTCGACCGACGCCATCGAGAGCGTCGACGACGGGGCCTACGACTCGGTCGGTGAGGACGGTACGTGGGTCTCCGAGCCGGCGCTCGTCACCGACCACAACGACGAGGTGACGCCGGTCGTCTCCTACGTCGTGGCCTCGGACGACGACCGTGCGATCGTCTATTCCGCGGACCTGGTGTCGTACATGCACAGCGTCCACGTCGACGACCACGTCACCATGATGGCGCTCTCCGGCGACGGCGCGGTGATGGCCGACAGCGAGAACCTCGGCGAGAACTACGCCACGTTCGGCCTCGAGTACGGCGACCGGTCGGTGCTCTCGCTAGCCGACGGCGAGGGCGGCGGCGCGGACGTCGTCGAGGGAACCGCCTCGGGTGCGCTCGCGGACGGCACGTACGGGTTCGACGCCGACGAGTACGTCGTCAGCGCCGCGTCGGTCGAGGGCACCGACTGGACTATCGTCTACCACGAACCGACCGAGCACGCCTATGGGTTCGTCAACGACGTCAACGAATGGGGGATGATCGCGACCGCGGTCAGCGTCCTCACGATCGGCCTGATCGGGGCCGTGCTGGGACGGAACACCTCCCGCTCGATCGACAAACTGACCCGGAAAGCAGAACGGATGGAGGAAGGCGACCTCGACGTCGATCTCGAGACGAAACGGATCGACAACATCGGCCGGCTCTACGAGGGCTTCGACTCGATGCGGGTCGCTCTGCGCGACCAGATCGAGGAGGCCGAGGCCGCCCGCGAGGAGGCCGAACGCGAGCGTGAACGCGTCGAGCAGATCAACGTTCATCTCGAGGAAAAAGCCGACGAGTACAGCGACGTGATGGGAGCGGCCGCCGCCGGTGACCTGACTGCACGGATGGATACCGACAGCACCAACGAGGCGATGGCCGAGATCGCGGCCGAGTTCAACGAGATGCTCGCCGAGATCGAAGCCACGGTCGCGGGGCTGAACCGGTTCGCGACGGAGGTCGCGACCGCATCCGAGCAGGTGACCAGTTCCAGCGAGGAGGTCCGCTCGGCCTCCCGGCAGGTCTCCGAGTCGATCCAGGAGATTTCCGACGGCGCCGAGCGCCAGAACGAGTCCTTGCAGTCGGCCAACCAAGAGATGAGCGCCCTCTCGACGACGACCGAGGAGATCGCCGCCTCCTCGAACGAGGTCGCCGATCTCGCGGAGCGTACGGCCAACACCGGCGAGGACGGACAAGAACCGGCCCGCGAAGCGATCGCGGCGATGGACGAGATCGAGGTCGAGGCGGGCGACGCGGTCGCGGAGATGCGCCGCCTCGAGGAGGAGGTCCAACAGATCGACGAACTGATCGCGACGATCTCCGAGATCGCTCGCCAGACGAACATGCTGGCGCTGAACGCGAACATCGAGGCTTCGCGGTCGGCATCCGGCGAGGACGACGAAGGGTTCACGGCGGTCGCCCAGGAGGTCAAGACCCTCTCCGAGGACGTCGCCGAGGCGGCCGACGAGGCCGAGGAACGCCTCGAGGCGATCCGCGACCGGACCGAACGCTCCGCGGCGGAGGTCGAAGAGACCACGGCCGAAATCGAAGACGCCGGTCGGAAGGTCCAGGAAGCGGTCGACGCGCTCGAGGAAATCACGGATCTGGCCGGCGACACGAACGTCGGCGTCCAGGAAATCTCGGCGGCGACCCAGCAGCAGGCCGCGTCGACTCAGGAGGTCGTCGCGATGGTCGACGACGCGGCGACGATCTCCGAGGAGACGACTGCCGAAGCGGAGAACGTCGCGGCGGCGGCCGAGGAACAGACCTCCGCGCTGACCGAGGTTACCCAGTCGGCCTCGAGCCTCTCGGAGCAGGCGGTCCAGCTTTCCGAGGCGCTCGACCGGTTCGACACCGAGGCCGAACCGGAGGACCTCGCCTCGGACGTCGCCGTCGACGTCGGCGAGTTCGCGACGAACGTGGTCGTCGAGGCCGAAGGTGAGGACGCGGCAGAGACCGAGGTCGACGACACGCCGGCCGAGATCAGCGCCGACGAGATCCTCGGCCTCGAGACGGAGGGTGACGCGGAAGCAGACGTCGAAACCGACGACGGGACGGAGCCGATCGCGTTCGACGACGAGGCGCCGTCCGACGCCGCAGATCCGCTCTCCCCGGTCGACGAGGAGGCGAGCGACTCCGCGGCCGTGACGGACGCCGGCGGCGCGGACCCACTCGCGCCGACCGGTTCCGACGGCGAGGCCGACGACGAGAGCGAAACCGAACACGACGACGTATTCACGTTCGGTGAAGGCGAGGACGAAAGCGAGGGCGAAAGTAAGGACGAGGACCCAACCGACGACTCCGAGTAA